The region TCCGGTCTACCTGGGACTATGCGGAACGCGTCGGCGAGTTTCTGGCATGGGCTGACACGACGGCTCACCTCACGCGTCTGTGGAACCCGGCGTCGGTGGTGCGCTGGATTAGCGACAAGCGCTACCTGCTGGACCTCGCCGAGCAAGGGGTCGCTGTCGTGCCCACGCGCTTCATCGAACCGGGCGACCAGTACGACGAGGAGGACTTCCACGGGGTCGGCGGGGTGGTGGTCAAGCCCGCGATATCCGCAGGTGCACTCGACACCGCACGCTACGAACCCGACCGCCACGCCGACGCCGAGAAGCATGCCCGGATGCTGCTGCATCAAGGCCGCGTCGTGATGATTCAGCCGTATCTGCGTCTCGTGGAAGAGGGGGAACGCGCTCTGGTCTTCGTCTCGGGCACGTTCAGCCACGCGATCCGAAAGGGACCCGTACTGACCGAGCCCGGGGTGATCGACAACGACCGGGTGCCGCACCCCGACGTAACCCAGTACTCACCGACCGCCGAGGAGATCGACACCGCGCTGGCAGCACTGGCAAGTGTTCCGTCTCCGCAGCCCCCGCTGTTCGCCAGGGTGGACCTGGCCCTGGACGACAGCAGGAAGCCCGTGGTCATGGAGCTGGA is a window of Streptomyces sp. NBC_00271 DNA encoding:
- a CDS encoding ATP-grasp domain-containing protein, which translates into the protein MDAARIAVVTSEAGMLWDTDLRLIVDALRDGGAIAEAVAWDAEGVAWDRFDLAVIRSTWDYAERVGEFLAWADTTAHLTRLWNPASVVRWISDKRYLLDLAEQGVAVVPTRFIEPGDQYDEEDFHGVGGVVVKPAISAGALDTARYEPDRHADAEKHARMLLHQGRVVMIQPYLRLVEEGERALVFVSGTFSHAIRKGPVLTEPGVIDNDRVPHPDVTQYSPTAEEIDTALAALASVPSPQPPLFARVDLALDDSRKPVVMELELIEPNLFLGDYPRGLERLVDAVISEARRATS